A stretch of DNA from Bacteroidota bacterium:
TACCCGAACATTTAGGAATAAATAGAGATGTTAGTCATGCACCAAAAAGAACTGATGTTTTAAATAAAGATGAAAAAAAACTTGCGGTAAAGAATGCTTTAAGATATTTTGATAAAAAGCATCATCATATCCTTGCCCCTGAATTTGCTGATGAATTAAAAAAGTATGGAAGGATTTACATGTATCGTTATCGCCCTCAATACGAAATTTCAGCAAGAAGTATTGAAGACTTTCCTCATAAATCAAAGCAGGCAGCCGCAATAATGTTGATGCTTTCAAATAATCTTGATAATGCTATTGCTCAGCATCCAAACGAGCTTATTACTTATGGAGGAAACGGTTCTGTTTTTCAAAATTGGGCACAGTATTTACTTACAATGAAATATCTTGCAACAATGACAAATGAGCAATCATTGGTACTTTATTCAGGTCATCCAATGGGAATTTTTCCTTCACACAAAGACGCTCCACGAGTTATCGTCTCAAACGGAATGACTATTCCAAATTATTCAAAACCTGAGCATTGGAATAAATTTAACGCAGTTGGTGTTTCTCAATACGGACAAATGACCGCAGGTTCTTTTATGTATATCGGACCTCAGGGAATAGTTCACGGAACAACCATAACACTCTTAAACGCAGGAAGATTAATACAAAAAGAAAATGAAACACTAGGAGGTAAATTATTTGTTACCTCAGGATTAGGAGGTATGTCAGGAGCACAGGCAAAAGCATCTGTTATTGCAGGAGCAATTGGAGTAATTGCAGAAATAAATCCTGATGTTGTTGAAAAAAGATATTCACAAGGATGGGTAAATGAAAAATATTCAGACCTTAATGAACTAATAGAAAGAATTAAAAAAGCTAAAGAAAAAAAAGAGGCTGTTTCTATTGCTTATCAAGGAAATATTGTTGATTTGTGGGAAAAACTTGAAGCAGAAGATATTTTTGTAGAACTTGGTTCTGATCAAACATCACTTCATATTCCTTTTTCGGGTGGTTATTATCCTGCAGGATTAAGTTTTGAAGAATCAAATAAAATGATGAGTGAAGAGCCTGAAAAATTTGAAACGATAGTTTATGAATCATTAAGAAGGCAAGTAGAAGTTATAAATAAACTTGCAAAAAAAGGAATGTATTTCTTTGATTATGGCAATGCTTTTTTACTTGAATCAGGTAGAGCTAATGCAAACATTTTTAAAGAGGATAAATCATTCAAATATCCATCTTATGTTCAAGATATTATGGGACCCTTATGTTTTGATTATGGTTTTGGACCTTTCAGGTGGGTTTGTACTTCTTCAAAGCATAAAGATCTTGTGGAAACAGATCGCATAGCTGCAGAAATATTAGAGGAAATGGAAAAGACTGCTCCCCAAGAGATAAAACAACA
This window harbors:
- a CDS encoding urocanate hydratase; translated protein: MNTNKFKEAILVGIPNELPEHLGINRDVSHAPKRTDVLNKDEKKLAVKNALRYFDKKHHHILAPEFADELKKYGRIYMYRYRPQYEISARSIEDFPHKSKQAAAIMLMLSNNLDNAIAQHPNELITYGGNGSVFQNWAQYLLTMKYLATMTNEQSLVLYSGHPMGIFPSHKDAPRVIVSNGMTIPNYSKPEHWNKFNAVGVSQYGQMTAGSFMYIGPQGIVHGTTITLLNAGRLIQKENETLGGKLFVTSGLGGMSGAQAKASVIAGAIGVIAEINPDVVEKRYSQGWVNEKYSDLNELIERIKKAKEKKEAVSIAYQGNIVDLWEKLEAEDIFVELGSDQTSLHIPFSGGYYPAGLSFEESNKMMSEEPEKFETIVYESLRRQVEVINKLAKKGMYFFDYGNAFLLESGRANANIFKEDKSFKYPSYVQDIMGPLCFDYGFGPFRWVCTSSKHKDLVETDRIAAEILEEMEKTAPQEIKQQINDNLRWIKAAEENKLVVGSQARILYADEKGRIKIAEAFNNAIKEGRISAPVVLGRDHHDVSGTDSPFRETSNIYDGSQFTADMAIQNVIGDSFRGATWVSIHNGGGVGWGEVINGGFGMLLDGTEDADRRLKSMLYWDVNNGISRRSWARNEGAIFTAKRAMKENPELIVTIPNIADDEIIEKLF